A genomic region of Chlorobaculum parvum NCIB 8327 contains the following coding sequences:
- the rplK gene encoding 50S ribosomal protein L11 has protein sequence MAKKITGFIKLQIPAGGANPAPPVGPALGQKGVNIMEFCKQFNAKTQSEAGMIIPVVITVFSDKSFTFVTKTPPAAVLLLKEAKLQKGSGEPNRNKVGTVTMEQVRKIAELKKPDLNSVDIEGAAQMVMGTARSMGIVVEG, from the coding sequence ATGGCAAAAAAGATAACAGGGTTCATCAAGTTGCAAATTCCTGCAGGAGGTGCGAATCCTGCTCCTCCCGTCGGACCGGCACTCGGTCAGAAGGGTGTGAATATCATGGAGTTCTGCAAGCAGTTCAACGCCAAGACGCAGTCTGAAGCCGGCATGATCATCCCTGTGGTGATTACTGTCTTTTCCGACAAGTCGTTCACTTTCGTTACCAAGACTCCGCCCGCCGCTGTGCTCCTGCTCAAGGAGGCCAAGCTGCAGAAGGGTTCCGGTGAGCCGAACCGCAACAAGGTCGGTACGGTTACCATGGAGCAGGTGCGCAAGATCGCTGAGCTGAAGAAGCCTGACCTCAATTCGGTCGATATCGAAGGTGCCGCCCAGATGGTGATGGGCACTGCCCGCAGCATGGGTATCGTTGTCGAAGGCTGA
- the rplA gene encoding 50S ribosomal protein L1, with amino-acid sequence MAGKNYKNAAAKVDRAQEYELAEAIEKVKEITTTKFDATIDVAMKLGVDPRHADQVVRGTVMLPHGTGKTVSVLVVCKENKAEEAREAGADFVGFEDYIEKIQNGWTDVDVVVATPDVMGQLGKVARILGPRGLMPNPKSGTVTMDVAKAVSEVKAGKIEFRVDKAGNIHAPVGKVSFDSDKLAGNIGSFIKEVVRLKPSAAKGQYLQGITISSTMSPGVKVKKDKFVA; translated from the coding sequence ATGGCAGGAAAGAACTACAAGAATGCTGCTGCGAAGGTTGATCGCGCTCAGGAATATGAGCTTGCGGAAGCCATCGAGAAAGTCAAGGAAATTACCACCACCAAATTCGACGCCACGATCGACGTCGCTATGAAGCTCGGGGTCGATCCCCGTCATGCCGATCAGGTCGTTCGCGGCACGGTCATGCTTCCGCACGGTACCGGTAAAACCGTTTCCGTCCTCGTTGTCTGCAAAGAGAACAAGGCTGAAGAGGCTCGTGAGGCTGGTGCCGATTTCGTCGGATTCGAAGACTATATCGAGAAAATCCAGAACGGCTGGACCGATGTCGATGTGGTTGTCGCAACCCCTGACGTCATGGGTCAGCTTGGCAAGGTTGCCCGAATCCTCGGCCCCCGCGGCCTGATGCCGAACCCGAAATCGGGTACGGTCACCATGGACGTGGCCAAGGCGGTCAGTGAAGTCAAGGCTGGTAAGATCGAGTTCAGGGTTGACAAGGCTGGTAACATCCACGCTCCCGTCGGAAAGGTGTCGTTCGACAGCGACAAGCTTGCTGGCAACATCGGCAGCTTCATCAAAGAGGTTGTGCGCCTGAAGCCTTCGGCCGCAAAAGGCCAGTACCTTCAGGGCATCACGATTTCAAGCACCATGTCTCCGGGCGTGAAGGTCAAAAAAGATAAATTTGTTGCCTGA
- the rpoB gene encoding DNA-directed RNA polymerase subunit beta — MADATPTPCIDFSKIQSIINPPDLLKVQLDSFHNFIQDSVPLAKRKDQGLEKVLRSAFPITDTRGLYLLEYISYSFDKPKYTVEECIERGLTYDVSLKIKLKLSYKDEADEPDWKETIQQEVYLGRIPYMTERGTFIVNGAERVVVAQLHRSPGVVFSEAVHPNGKKMYSAKIVPTRGSWIEFQTDINNQIFVYIDQKKNFLVTALLRAIGFAKDEDILALFDLVEEVEVSSKSAKREQLLGQYLASDIIDMNTGEVVSARSAITEDILDQIVAAGYKTIKVMKTTSPEKGVDKSVIINTILNDSSATEEEALEIVYEELRSNEAPDIDAARSFLERTFFNQKKYDLGDVGRYRIQKKLHNELTELSSYLEERPELKELSDAIYERILQTISTYSEEPIGEDILVLTHYDIIAVINYLIKLVNGMAEVDDVDHLANRRVRSVGEQLAAQFVIGLARMGKNVREKLNSRDTDKIAPADLINARTVSSVVSSFFATSQLSQFMDQTNPLAEMTNKRRVSALGPGGLTRERAGFEVRDVHYTHYGRLCPIETPEGPNIGLISSLSVYAEINDKGFIQTPYRVVDKGLVTDKVLMLSAEDEENKITVPVSIELDENNRIAAESVQARTKGDYPLVLAEDVNYMDVSPVQIVSAAAALIPFLEHDDGNRALMGANMQRQAVPLLVSDAPVVGTGMEAKVARDSRAVIVAEGPGVVQNVTAERIEVRYDLDPENNTVSLLDPDEGVKVYKLIKFKRSNQDTCISQRPLVHNGQRVDAGDVLADSSSTDNGELALGKNVLVAFMPWRGYNFEDAIVLSERLVYDDVFTSIHVHEFESNVRDTKRGEEQFTRDIYNVSEDALRNLDENGIVRIGAEVKERDILVGKITPKGESDPTPEEKLLRAIFGDKSSDVKDASMHVPAGMKGIVIKTKLFSRKKKIGMDVKERMEAIDKQFDLKEADLRSRFAKWMKQHLNGKKSVAITSDKGKVLVPEGTVIDEALLAKFNGLPFLESIDVSKGIVSGAKTNENVVRLIREYRLKLKDLEDERENEKYKVNVGDELPPGIEELAKVYIAQKRKIQVGDKMAGRHGNKGVVGKILPIEDMPFMADGTPVDIVLNPLGVPSRMNIGQLYETSLGWAGKKLGVKFKTPIFNGATYKEVQENLEKAGLPGHGKVKLFDGRTGEQFHDEVTVGYIYMLKLSHLVDDKIHARSIGPYSLITQQPLGGKAQFGGQRFGEMEVWALEAYGAANILREMLTVKSDDVIGRNKTYEAIVKGQNLPEPGTPESFNVLVRELQGLGLEIRIDDRVP; from the coding sequence GTGGCTGATGCAACACCAACACCGTGTATTGACTTTTCCAAGATCCAGAGTATCATAAATCCCCCCGACCTTCTCAAGGTACAGCTCGATTCGTTTCATAATTTCATTCAGGACAGCGTTCCGCTTGCAAAGCGCAAGGATCAGGGGCTTGAAAAAGTGCTCAGGAGCGCCTTTCCCATTACCGATACCAGGGGGCTGTATCTCCTGGAATATATTTCCTACAGCTTCGACAAGCCGAAATATACCGTCGAGGAGTGCATTGAGCGCGGCCTGACCTACGATGTTTCGCTCAAGATCAAGCTCAAGCTCTCCTACAAGGATGAGGCCGACGAGCCGGACTGGAAGGAGACCATCCAGCAGGAGGTCTATCTCGGCAGGATTCCCTATATGACCGAGCGAGGCACCTTTATCGTCAACGGCGCGGAGCGCGTTGTCGTGGCCCAGCTTCACCGTTCACCGGGCGTGGTGTTCAGCGAGGCGGTGCACCCGAACGGTAAAAAGATGTACTCGGCCAAAATTGTGCCGACTCGCGGTTCCTGGATCGAGTTCCAGACCGACATCAACAATCAGATTTTCGTCTACATCGACCAGAAGAAGAACTTCCTGGTTACAGCGTTGCTTCGCGCGATCGGCTTCGCCAAGGATGAAGATATTCTTGCTCTGTTCGACTTGGTCGAAGAGGTCGAGGTTTCATCCAAAAGCGCGAAACGCGAACAGCTTCTCGGTCAGTATCTGGCTTCCGATATCATCGACATGAACACCGGCGAGGTGGTCAGTGCCCGCTCGGCGATCACCGAGGATATTCTGGATCAGATCGTGGCGGCCGGTTACAAAACCATCAAGGTGATGAAGACCACCTCTCCCGAGAAAGGCGTGGACAAGTCGGTCATCATCAACACGATTCTCAACGACAGCTCGGCTACCGAGGAAGAGGCACTGGAAATCGTCTACGAAGAGCTTCGCTCCAACGAAGCGCCGGACATCGACGCCGCCAGAAGCTTCCTTGAGCGGACGTTCTTCAATCAGAAGAAATACGATCTCGGCGATGTCGGCCGTTACCGTATTCAGAAGAAGCTGCATAACGAGCTGACGGAGCTTTCGAGCTACCTCGAAGAGCGCCCTGAACTGAAGGAGCTCTCCGACGCTATTTACGAGCGCATTCTCCAGACGATCAGCACCTATTCCGAAGAGCCGATCGGCGAGGATATTCTGGTGCTTACGCACTACGACATCATCGCGGTTATCAACTACCTCATCAAGCTGGTCAACGGCATGGCTGAGGTCGATGACGTCGATCACCTGGCCAACCGCCGCGTGCGTTCGGTGGGCGAGCAGCTTGCCGCACAGTTCGTAATCGGTCTGGCGAGAATGGGCAAAAACGTCCGCGAAAAGCTTAATTCTCGTGATACCGACAAGATCGCTCCGGCGGATCTCATCAACGCGCGCACCGTGTCGAGCGTGGTGTCGAGCTTCTTTGCTACCAGCCAGCTTTCGCAGTTCATGGACCAGACCAACCCTCTGGCCGAAATGACCAACAAACGGCGCGTGTCGGCCCTTGGCCCTGGTGGCCTGACCCGCGAGCGTGCAGGTTTCGAGGTTCGCGACGTTCACTACACTCACTACGGGCGTCTTTGCCCGATCGAGACCCCTGAAGGTCCGAACATCGGTCTGATTTCGTCGCTGTCAGTCTATGCCGAAATCAACGACAAGGGCTTCATCCAGACCCCGTACCGCGTGGTCGATAAAGGCTTGGTGACCGACAAGGTGCTGATGCTCTCCGCAGAGGATGAGGAGAACAAAATCACCGTTCCGGTCAGCATCGAGCTCGACGAGAACAACCGTATTGCTGCCGAGTCGGTGCAGGCCAGAACCAAGGGTGACTATCCGCTGGTGCTTGCCGAAGATGTGAACTACATGGACGTCTCGCCGGTGCAGATCGTCAGCGCGGCTGCGGCGCTCATTCCGTTTTTGGAGCATGATGACGGTAACCGTGCGCTCATGGGCGCGAACATGCAGCGCCAGGCTGTGCCGCTGCTCGTTTCGGACGCTCCGGTTGTCGGCACCGGCATGGAGGCCAAGGTGGCCCGCGACTCCCGCGCCGTGATCGTGGCCGAAGGCCCCGGCGTGGTGCAGAACGTCACCGCCGAGCGAATCGAAGTGCGCTACGATCTCGATCCGGAAAACAATACCGTTTCGTTGCTTGACCCAGACGAAGGCGTCAAGGTCTACAAGCTCATCAAGTTCAAGCGCTCCAACCAGGATACCTGCATCTCGCAGCGCCCGCTGGTGCACAATGGCCAGAGGGTCGACGCCGGTGACGTGCTGGCCGACAGCTCCTCGACCGACAACGGCGAACTGGCTCTCGGTAAAAACGTGCTGGTGGCCTTCATGCCCTGGCGCGGTTACAACTTCGAGGATGCCATCGTGCTCAGCGAAAGGCTGGTTTACGACGACGTCTTCACCTCGATCCACGTGCACGAGTTCGAGTCGAACGTGCGCGACACCAAGCGTGGTGAAGAGCAGTTCACCCGCGACATCTACAACGTCAGTGAGGACGCCCTGCGCAACCTCGACGAGAACGGCATCGTGCGCATCGGCGCCGAGGTCAAGGAGCGCGACATTCTTGTCGGAAAGATCACCCCGAAAGGCGAGAGCGATCCGACTCCGGAAGAGAAGCTCCTGCGTGCCATCTTCGGCGACAAGTCCAGCGACGTGAAAGATGCATCGATGCACGTGCCGGCCGGCATGAAGGGCATCGTCATCAAGACCAAGCTGTTCAGCCGCAAGAAAAAGATCGGCATGGACGTAAAAGAGCGCATGGAGGCGATCGACAAGCAGTTCGATCTGAAAGAGGCCGACCTGCGCAGCCGTTTTGCCAAATGGATGAAGCAGCACCTCAACGGCAAGAAGAGCGTTGCCATCACCAGCGACAAAGGCAAGGTGCTCGTCCCCGAAGGCACGGTCATCGATGAAGCGCTGCTGGCCAAGTTCAACGGCCTGCCGTTCCTCGAATCGATCGATGTGTCGAAAGGGATTGTGAGCGGTGCAAAAACCAACGAAAACGTCGTCCGTCTGATCCGCGAATACCGCCTGAAGCTGAAAGATCTGGAAGACGAACGCGAGAACGAAAAGTACAAGGTCAACGTCGGCGACGAGCTGCCGCCCGGTATCGAAGAGCTGGCCAAGGTCTACATAGCCCAGAAGCGAAAAATCCAGGTTGGTGACAAGATGGCCGGTCGTCACGGTAACAAGGGTGTGGTCGGCAAGATTCTGCCGATCGAGGATATGCCGTTCATGGCGGATGGCACCCCGGTCGACATCGTGCTCAACCCGCTTGGTGTGCCGAGTCGTATGAACATCGGTCAGCTTTACGAAACCTCGCTCGGCTGGGCCGGCAAGAAGCTCGGTGTCAAGTTCAAGACCCCGATCTTCAACGGCGCCACCTACAAAGAGGTGCAGGAAAATCTCGAAAAGGCCGGTCTGCCGGGCCACGGCAAGGTCAAGCTGTTCGACGGCCGTACCGGTGAGCAGTTCCATGACGAGGTCACCGTCGGCTACATTTACATGCTCAAACTGAGCCACCTTGTTGACGACAAGATTCACGCCAGGTCCATCGGCCCATACTCGCTCATCACCCAGCAGCCGCTCGGCGGTAAAGCGCAGTTCGGTGGCCAGAGGTTCGGTGAAATGGAGGTCTGGGCGCTTGAAGCCTACGGCGCGGCCAACATCCTGCGCGAGATGCTCACGGTCAAGTCCGATGACGTGATCGGCAGAAACAAAACCTACGAAGCGATTGTCAAGGGACAGAATCTTCCGGAACCCGGAACGCCTGAATCGTTCAATGTTCTTGTCAGGGAGCTGCAGGGTCTTGGTCTTGAGATCAGGATCGACGACAGGGTGCCCTGA
- the rplL gene encoding 50S ribosomal protein L7/L12: protein MSSIETLVEEIGKLTLTEASELVKALEEKFGVSAAPAVVAGGMAAAPAGEAAAAEEKTEFDVVLKAAGAQKINVIKVVRAITGLGLKEAKEMVDGAPKTVKEAVSKDEAEKIAKELKDAGAEVELN from the coding sequence ATGTCATCTATCGAAACCCTTGTAGAAGAGATTGGTAAACTTACCCTTACCGAAGCTTCCGAGTTGGTGAAAGCACTTGAGGAGAAATTTGGTGTGAGCGCTGCTCCGGCCGTTGTTGCTGGTGGCATGGCTGCCGCTCCTGCTGGTGAGGCTGCTGCTGCTGAAGAGAAGACCGAGTTCGACGTCGTTCTCAAGGCTGCTGGCGCACAGAAGATCAACGTCATCAAAGTTGTTCGCGCAATCACCGGTCTTGGTCTGAAAGAGGCCAAAGAGATGGTTGATGGTGCACCGAAGACCGTCAAAGAGGCTGTCTCCAAGGACGAGGCTGAAAAGATCGCCAAAGAGCTCAAGGACGCCGGCGCTGAAGTCGAGCTGAACTGA
- the nusG gene encoding transcription termination/antitermination protein NusG, whose product MGVRKKVMEEQHPPQLHWYALRIYSGHERKVKEGIEMEAERHGLVDKIKQVYIPYERFVEVKNGKKRSLTKNAFPGYVLLEAVLDKQTRNLIMDIPSVMGFLGVDDNPTPLRPDEVEKILVPESAVEHRAVVEAPFKVGDSVKVIDGPFSSLTGIVHEVCTERMKVKVMINFFGRSTPTELDFSQVKSVSQ is encoded by the coding sequence ATGGGCGTCAGAAAAAAGGTGATGGAAGAACAGCATCCCCCGCAACTCCACTGGTACGCTCTCAGGATTTATTCCGGCCATGAGCGCAAAGTGAAAGAGGGGATCGAGATGGAGGCCGAGCGTCATGGTCTTGTCGACAAGATCAAGCAGGTCTATATTCCCTACGAGCGTTTTGTCGAAGTTAAGAACGGCAAGAAACGAAGCCTGACCAAGAACGCTTTTCCCGGCTATGTGCTGCTTGAAGCGGTTCTTGACAAGCAGACCAGAAACCTGATCATGGATATTCCATCGGTCATGGGTTTTCTTGGCGTTGATGACAATCCCACCCCGCTACGTCCTGATGAGGTAGAGAAAATCCTTGTTCCTGAAAGTGCTGTCGAGCACCGCGCAGTGGTCGAGGCTCCTTTCAAGGTCGGCGACTCGGTCAAGGTGATCGATGGCCCGTTCAGCTCCCTTACCGGCATTGTGCATGAGGTTTGCACCGAGAGGATGAAAGTCAAGGTGATGATCAACTTCTTCGGCAGAAGCACTCCTACCGAGCTGGATTTCTCCCAGGTCAAGTCGGTTTCGCAATAA
- the ispG gene encoding (E)-4-hydroxy-3-methylbut-2-enyl-diphosphate synthase, which produces MTEETLAGAQSVVYPVPVYSYRRRFTREVPFGRITLGGHQPIRVESMTNTHTMDTAATVEQCRRLYEAGCEIIRLTVPTERDAENLRNIRDQLRRDGIDTPLVADIHFSVKAAMKAVEFVENIRINPGNYATGAKFSSEDYTDEQYQAELDKVREEFTPLVKKAMSLGVSMRIGTNHGSLSDRIVSRLGNSPEGMVEAALEFARISEDEGYYDILFSMKSSNVRVMIQAYRLLVARADAELRYAYPLHLGVTEAGDGDEGRIKSAMGIGSLLEDGLGDTIRVSLTEDPVNEVPVGFAIVKKYNDRLLVKGDQGHLSVKHVVEHEMRKQGHELLPFEPFGYSRRPSCSIDGAGNPVGADALPGVETMAKTPVSDPDALTQEILDRLAPDKPDDAIRSEYVGIAIGSIEDVPPLERVLDSLGELRQKVVVSTADTALVESLLPLCGRVRLDIVEGEALSTGFIDSLHDNEAAIEFCFIHENASENVPAEVLVRLASKLKAKGMQRVMLSILSREPLFAVRKLALELKKAEIDYPLVVRYRRREGERSGVMIESAIQTGTLFCDGIGDILALDTKLSVTDEVALGFNILQAARIRMSKTEFISCPGCGRTYFELEKTTALIKQRVSHLKGLKIGIMGCIVNGPGEMADADFGYVGSGKGRISLYVGKECVEENLPEDVALERLIELIRQNGKWVDPV; this is translated from the coding sequence ATGACTGAAGAAACGCTTGCCGGAGCCCAGTCCGTCGTCTATCCCGTGCCGGTGTACAGCTATCGCCGCCGCTTTACCAGAGAGGTCCCGTTCGGCCGCATCACTCTTGGTGGCCACCAGCCGATCAGGGTGGAGTCGATGACCAACACGCACACGATGGACACTGCGGCTACGGTCGAGCAATGCCGGCGTCTGTACGAGGCGGGGTGCGAAATCATCCGCCTGACGGTGCCGACCGAGCGCGATGCCGAAAATCTTCGCAACATCCGCGATCAGCTCAGGCGCGACGGTATCGATACGCCACTGGTGGCCGACATTCATTTTTCGGTCAAGGCAGCCATGAAAGCGGTGGAGTTTGTTGAGAATATTCGCATCAATCCGGGCAATTACGCTACCGGTGCGAAGTTTTCGAGCGAGGATTACACCGACGAGCAGTATCAGGCCGAGCTCGACAAGGTGCGCGAGGAGTTCACGCCGCTGGTCAAAAAGGCGATGTCGCTTGGCGTGTCGATGCGCATCGGCACCAACCACGGTTCCCTCTCCGACCGGATCGTGAGTCGTCTGGGCAACTCGCCGGAAGGTATGGTGGAAGCTGCACTTGAATTTGCGCGCATCAGCGAGGACGAGGGGTATTATGATATTCTCTTTTCGATGAAGTCTTCGAACGTCAGGGTGATGATTCAGGCCTACCGTTTGCTCGTCGCTCGCGCGGATGCGGAGCTGCGTTACGCCTATCCGCTGCATCTCGGCGTGACCGAGGCGGGGGATGGCGACGAGGGGCGAATCAAGTCGGCGATGGGTATCGGTTCGTTGCTTGAGGATGGTCTTGGCGACACCATTCGCGTCTCGCTCACCGAGGACCCGGTCAACGAAGTCCCGGTCGGTTTCGCGATCGTGAAGAAATATAACGATCGCCTGCTGGTCAAGGGTGACCAGGGGCATCTTTCGGTGAAGCATGTGGTCGAGCATGAAATGCGCAAGCAGGGCCACGAGCTTCTGCCGTTCGAGCCGTTCGGCTATTCGCGGCGCCCGTCCTGCAGCATCGATGGCGCGGGCAATCCTGTCGGCGCCGACGCCTTGCCCGGTGTGGAGACGATGGCCAAAACACCGGTTTCTGATCCGGATGCGCTGACGCAGGAGATTCTCGACCGTCTTGCTCCGGACAAGCCGGACGATGCGATTCGCTCCGAATATGTCGGTATCGCTATCGGCAGCATTGAGGATGTGCCGCCGCTCGAAAGGGTGCTCGATTCACTTGGTGAGTTGCGTCAAAAGGTTGTCGTTTCCACTGCCGATACAGCCCTGGTCGAAAGTCTGCTGCCGCTCTGCGGGCGGGTGCGGCTCGATATTGTCGAGGGTGAGGCGCTCTCGACCGGCTTCATCGATTCGCTGCATGACAACGAGGCTGCCATCGAGTTCTGCTTCATTCATGAAAATGCGTCGGAGAACGTGCCCGCCGAGGTACTGGTGCGTCTTGCTTCCAAGCTGAAAGCCAAAGGGATGCAGCGGGTGATGCTCTCTATTCTCTCTCGCGAGCCGCTTTTCGCTGTCCGCAAGCTGGCGCTTGAACTGAAAAAGGCGGAGATCGATTATCCGCTTGTGGTGCGCTACCGCCGCCGCGAAGGGGAGCGCTCCGGTGTGATGATCGAAAGCGCCATCCAGACCGGCACGCTGTTCTGCGACGGCATTGGCGACATTCTGGCGCTTGACACCAAGCTCTCCGTCACCGATGAGGTTGCGCTCGGCTTCAACATTCTGCAGGCCGCCAGGATCAGGATGTCCAAGACCGAGTTCATTTCATGCCCGGGATGCGGTCGAACCTATTTCGAGCTTGAAAAGACCACGGCGCTCATCAAGCAGCGGGTTTCGCACCTCAAAGGGCTCAAAATCGGCATCATGGGTTGCATCGTCAATGGTCCCGGCGAAATGGCCGATGCCGATTTCGGCTATGTCGGTTCCGGCAAGGGGCGCATCAGCCTTTATGTAGGTAAGGAGTGCGTCGAGGAGAATCTGCCCGAGGACGTGGCTCTTGAGCGGCTGATCGAGCTGATTCGCCAGAACGGCAAGTGGGTCGATCCGGTATGA
- the secE gene encoding preprotein translocase subunit SecE has translation MKNYIDKAGKYYRDVVSEMRKVSWPTRDEVKDMTVVVLTVSGILALFTFSVDWVISTVMGKIL, from the coding sequence ATGAAGAATTATATCGACAAAGCAGGCAAGTATTATCGTGATGTCGTCAGCGAAATGCGCAAGGTTTCGTGGCCGACCCGCGATGAGGTGAAAGATATGACGGTTGTTGTGTTGACGGTTTCAGGCATTCTTGCCTTGTTCACCTTCTCGGTTGACTGGGTGATCAGTACCGTGATGGGGAAAATATTGTAA
- a CDS encoding FtsB family cell division protein: MMNHFLEIRDWIFSNPKKFLIGLALGLLALSFIFGDYGLIKRISMEVENRQLEKRLAEEEQKIVEQQAVIKHAYSPDSVEKVARERYNFHKDDETVFTIKDE; this comes from the coding sequence ATGATGAACCATTTCTTGGAGATCCGGGACTGGATCTTTTCAAATCCGAAAAAATTCCTGATCGGACTGGCCTTGGGCCTGCTCGCTCTGTCGTTTATTTTCGGTGATTATGGTTTGATCAAGCGAATCAGCATGGAGGTGGAAAACCGGCAACTCGAAAAGCGTCTTGCCGAAGAAGAGCAGAAGATCGTCGAACAGCAGGCCGTTATCAAACACGCCTACAGTCCGGACAGTGTTGAAAAGGTGGCACGAGAGCGCTACAATTTTCACAAAGACGACGAGACCGTGTTCACCATCAAGGATGAATGA
- a CDS encoding SDR family NAD(P)-dependent oxidoreductase: MTLYTLITGASSGIGKAIAADRAKSGEHLVLVARSGEKLEAFASELRQAHGVDVQVCAQDLSESGAPKQVFRFCEERAIAVDRLVNCAGFSVTGNFERMPEEELVRMSMVNMVSVATLTRLFLPSMLQRRQGAVVNIASLGGFQGVPGMACYSATKSFVVTLTEALAGELTGTGVRVFAICPGFIDNDQFYNRAGHDRSRIITPVSSPEVVIRAVRRGFAGNSTLILPTGFDSMMRFTQRFVPRKMVVWLAGLFAGAQEKR, encoded by the coding sequence ATGACGTTGTACACGCTGATCACTGGTGCTTCGAGCGGCATCGGCAAGGCTATCGCGGCAGATCGCGCCAAAAGCGGCGAGCATCTTGTGCTGGTGGCGCGATCCGGCGAGAAGCTGGAAGCGTTTGCCTCGGAGTTGCGACAAGCACACGGAGTCGATGTGCAGGTGTGCGCTCAGGATCTTTCCGAATCAGGGGCTCCCAAACAGGTGTTCCGCTTCTGCGAGGAGCGCGCCATCGCCGTTGACCGGCTGGTCAACTGTGCGGGGTTTTCGGTTACCGGCAACTTTGAGCGGATGCCCGAAGAGGAGCTTGTCCGGATGTCGATGGTCAACATGGTCTCTGTGGCGACGTTGACCCGTTTGTTTTTGCCGTCCATGCTCCAGCGCCGCCAGGGTGCGGTAGTCAACATCGCCTCGCTCGGCGGGTTTCAGGGCGTGCCCGGTATGGCCTGTTACTCGGCAACAAAGTCGTTCGTGGTTACCCTGACCGAAGCCCTCGCCGGGGAACTCACCGGGACCGGTGTTCGCGTTTTCGCTATTTGCCCCGGCTTCATCGACAACGACCAGTTTTACAACCGGGCAGGGCATGACCGGAGCAGGATCATTACGCCGGTGTCCAGTCCCGAGGTCGTTATTCGCGCTGTCCGGCGCGGTTTTGCCGGTAACTCGACCCTCATTCTGCCGACCGGCTTTGACAGCATGATGCGCTTCACGCAGCGTTTTGTGCCCAGAAAAATGGTGGTGTGGCTCGCCGGTCTGTTTGCCGGCGCTCAGGAAAAACGCTGA
- the rplJ gene encoding 50S ribosomal protein L10 — translation MKRDKKEEIAQQIAEKFQKSQGFYFTEFQGLDVQKMGQLRLEFRKAGIEYKVVKNTLIKKALRDAAGADKLAEGLKNTTAVAFSYDDPIAPAKIIKKFSKDNEALKFKMASVDGTVFGADALPQLSEMLSKTDNIARTAGLINNMIASVPMVMNAVMRDLVSVIDQVGKLEK, via the coding sequence ATGAAGCGAGATAAAAAAGAAGAGATTGCTCAGCAGATAGCCGAGAAATTCCAGAAGTCGCAGGGCTTCTACTTTACCGAGTTCCAGGGCCTCGATGTCCAGAAGATGGGTCAGCTCCGCCTTGAATTCCGCAAAGCCGGTATTGAGTACAAGGTGGTTAAGAACACCCTGATCAAGAAGGCGCTCAGGGATGCAGCCGGTGCCGATAAACTGGCTGAAGGGCTGAAGAATACAACCGCTGTTGCGTTCAGCTACGACGATCCGATCGCTCCGGCAAAGATCATCAAGAAGTTCAGCAAAGACAACGAAGCGCTGAAGTTCAAGATGGCCTCTGTCGATGGCACGGTGTTCGGTGCCGACGCACTGCCGCAGCTTTCCGAAATGCTCAGCAAAACCGATAACATCGCCCGTACCGCAGGCCTGATCAACAATATGATCGCTTCGGTGCCGATGGTGATGAATGCGGTAATGCGTGACCTCGTGTCGGTGATCGACCAGGTTGGAAAGCTCGAAAAATAA